The following nucleotide sequence is from Aquarana catesbeiana isolate 2022-GZ linkage group LG08, ASM4218655v1, whole genome shotgun sequence.
TGTAGTGCACAACGAGGTTGGACTTGTTGGTGAAGCATTTGCCGCACTCAGAGCACTGGTACTCACAATTCCCGGCGTGAATGCTCTCGTGGTGGAACAGGTAGCACCTTCGGCTGAAGCGTTTTCCGCACTCGGAGCAGGCAAACCTCTTCGCCCTGCTCTTACCCTCGCTAGGGTGACCGAGCTCTGGCTTTAACGTGAGGAATTTCTGACACTCGCAGCAAGTAAATGGCTCGACGTCTGTGCTCGTCTTTTGAGGTCCACCAAAGATGTGTTGTAGAACGAAAGTCTTCCCGCATTCGGAACATGGATATAATTTATTTTTGTCCGTGTATGCTGCATGAAATGCCATGGTATCTGTAGTGTCTGGAGAAACCTCATCAGGGCTAGAAGGTTCTGGGGTTCCATTGCCACTGGAATGTTCTGGTTGGTTGTGTATGAGAACGGTGTCCGAGTTTCTGGTAGAAGAACTCTCAGGATCTTGAAGTCCATGAAGTCCTGGAAGAATATCTATGGTATTTTCCATGGTAGAGTCTTTTCTGAGGTTGGTAACTTCTAGGTCACAATGTGGAGATGAAAGAAGGGGTTCAACCATGGTTTTCCTGACATCGCGTCCATCTGCCGGGGGTGAACACAACATATATGAGGACACAGATCTTCCACTGAAAAAAGATCTTCAGATACATAGGGTTTGGAGGGCAGAACGTTTGAGCTACAAACCACCTATCTATGCTGGAAGTCTATTATAAGTATGGCAAATATCAGATGGATTTACTCAAATGTGGCCAAGTTTAATACACAAAGTAGACCTATTTACCCTACAAgctcccttaaagtggaacttcactctctcaatcaacattgactattcttAATCATTTTGCTGCCAGCATtagtagataggaaagtatatcatatttacttgttttgagcttttttttacatttctactgttacttcctggtttccataccTAGGCCAATGATGTCATACACCCCAGGAGTCTttagaaggggaggaggggttttctcagataagcacaccctcctccctgcatgcctgagctaagggcagattgattccaggaattaaatgctacatgaatcacccgCCCTTACTTAAAAtaaccacagccagaaatgctaggagggtgtTTTTTAATTgagttctcagcaaaataaagcatggagacatggatggatgggggagtttgctttaattATTAAAACTGAATTAaactgtgtttttggtttgtggtgcgcagatgcagtgtagttccactttaaacacatGGATTCACTATATATTGCTAACTCTTGGTTGCATTGCCATTGGCTGAACTAAACCTTGTCAATATTTAATATTTTGGGTTGAGAACAAGGTAAACCTCTTATTTATTAAAAAACGGTAATCAAGTGCCACGCAAAAAAAACTTGATGAACCACCACTGCGCTATGGTGCAAACCAAACTGTAACACCTGTAGCTGCCAACTGCCAAAGAAATAATGTGAAGAAGTATTGTAAATgaataaaatagtggcgctataaATACCATGAATAATTGAATAATAGTGAATCATATACATAATAGTGGTAGCTAATGGTATAAAACACAACAGCTGGGAGGTGCTATAGTTACACCAAACAACTATATAATAGTGATACTTCAAATAAAAGAATAAATCTTTCCTTTAGTGACAAAAGAGAACTATAAAACAggtaaaaaatctaaatcaaaaaatcaataaacagttcatgcaaTATTGAAGATGATTGCTGAGATAAAGTCCATGCAATATAATGTGTATTAAAAGGTGAATCTAAAACATCAATCTTCCTGTGTCATAGACATTTCCTCCACCGCACCGACTGTGATTGTGATccttatggagccgcactcaccagaaaataTTGCCTTGCACTCTCAGCAGATGGGGTTCTTTAATTAGCAGCACTCCTCACCAGGCAAAAACTTTTGGAGTTCGGTACGTGAGCTGTGGATCTGTTACTACATGTTCGCATTATTTCTTTTCATGGAGATACACTTTTGCCTGGTGAGGAGTGCTGCTAATTAAAGAACCCCATCTGCTGTGGACGCAATTCCATCCAGTCTGAGCAGCCCTTTGGGTGTTTCCACGTTGCTTAtacgccgagcatgagagtgcaaggcaatattttctggtgagtgcggctccataagagtggatcacaaTCACAGTCGGTGTGGTGGAGGAGATGTCTATGACACAGGCAGATTGGTGTTTTACATTCACCttgaactgttttttcattttttgatttagattttttaccTGTTTTATAGTTCTCTTTTGTCACTAAAGGAAAGGTTTATTCATTTGAAGTATCACGATTATATATTATATAGTTGTTTGGTATAACTATAGCACCTCCAGCTGTTGTGTTTTATACCATTAGCTATCACTATTATGTATATTATTCACTATTATTCAATTATTCATGGTATttatagcgccactattttattcATTTAGAATACTTTTTCACAAACCTCTTATTTAGATTATGGACAAAAACATCCTAAATTTCAAAGTACACAGGGACAGTGCCTGGAACGATAGCGGGGATATCTCACCACTAAGAGAAATAAGAAGCTCAAGGCATGGAGCCCACCAGACTCCACCTGAAACTGGAATATCAATTTTGATTAGACTTTTCTATTTGGCTCGAAAACTTAGCTTTGAGGAATTACTCCTGGGACTTAAACTCTACAGTCTAAAGCAGGGTTTCTCACCCAGTGTTccatggaaccttagggttcctccagaggttgctaggggttcgttgagcaatgagcaatttctgtccctcaaataagttcccactgataTTAATGACCTTTTTTTAgcaatctgtaagggggtaattattcccaatgtccacaagtgtagggaacattcttcccactgactatcacactaatgtatcatgagttgtagatatagtcatttttagcaggggttccctgagactggaaggttgtttcaagggttcctctctgttgagaaaggctgctccaaAGGAAGCTAATCTGTGGTACCTTTACCCCCATGTCAACTTTCAGCTTGATCTGAaatgtctgccagtgcccacaTGGTGGCCAGATATAGCTCACTGATAATTAACTTATGGCACCCAAGACATTCAAGAATTTCTAATGCAAAAACAAATGGCTGACTTGTTACAAACTTTGCATTAGAAATCAGTGAGCTGTGAAGTCATCATTCTGCTGGTAACATAATCTGCCTTCATCAACCAGATCTAAGGCATGACGGAGGACCAAGAGCCTTGGAGGCTAAAAAAAGGAACTAAAACCTTATGACAAAGGCTCATTTCCACTTGAGGAATGTCCCACAAGGTACCCAAAAATAACTAGAGCCCATCTGAGGAACAAAAGGCTCGAACTATGGATGAGGCAGTCTTTCTAGTACTGACACTGGACAATGTCTCAAAAGCAAAATGTTGAGGACATCCAAGGACCTGAGAGGCTATAAAAAAGACTTAAACCTCTTATGGAAAAAGCTAATTTCCACATGAGGTAATGTCTCACAAGGTATCCAAAACCTACTAGAGTCTGTCTGAGGAACAAAAGACTCAAACCTGAGGAATGTCCACTTGAGGAACGAACTCTGGCCAAGGCAGTTTTCCTAGCACTGACATTGCACCATGCCTCCAAGGAAAAATGGCGAGGATATCCAAGAGCCCGAGAGGCTATAAAAGAAACTAAAACCACCTATGGAAAAAGCTAATTTCCACTCGAGGAATGTTCCACAAGGTACCCAAAAATAAATAGTCTGTTTGAGGAACAAAAGGTTCGAACTATGGATTAGGCAGTCCTTCTGGTACTGACGTTGGACAATGTCTCAAAGGAAAAATGTTGAGGACATCTAAGGGCCTGAAAGGCTATTAAAAGGAACTAAAGCCCTTATGGCAAAGACTTATTTTCACTCGGAAAATGTCCCACAAGGTACccaaaatagagtccacctgaggAACGAAAGGTTCCAACTATGGCCGAGGAAGTCCTTTTAGTACTGACATTGGACAATGACTCTTCGAACAAATGCTAGGAGGGAGGACTTCATCCACATGAAATGGGATTTCTCCACAATACCAACTTATGGGGTATTACCATTACCCTATGGGTTGTTCTTGAAGTGGAAATCCAACTACAAGGAAGGACACCCTCCAAAAAAGCCACCACTGAggataaggaaagaaaaaaggcTGATGTAAAGACAGAATGGAGAGATTCTGGATCACATCTGTATTTAGTGTTTACTgttcacctgtgctgatctctgaaGGGTTTTCCTCTTCCGTACATGGCTCATCATCCTTCATATTTATCTCTTCTTCGTCAATGTCTTCTACTTTAATATTTATAAGGATGTCTCCCTAGAAGGAGACAGTGGAGTTTAGCCTTCCTGTACAAGGAAGATTACTATTACAGAACATCTAAAGGACTTCTCAGCAAATCTAGTCATGTAGCAACATATTTTCACACCATCATATCTTCAACCTCATGCTCAACATATCTTCTCATCAATGTGTTGGTGATCATTAGTTTTGCCTACCTCATATTGGtcagggatggtgtgatcttcctgtgtggaatcctgggaatac
It contains:
- the LOC141104631 gene encoding uncharacterized protein — protein: MDRSQITKRIFDLTLEIIYLLTGESFPDVKSGDRVTITVPSLLIPKKKNGEKILEATKKIAELLSREVPIRCQDVTVFLSMEEWEYLEGHKDFYKDIMTENQPPLTSPDGSSNRNSPERCPHPLYSQDSTQEDHTIPDQYEGDILINIKVEDIDEEEINMKDDEPCTEEENPSEISTDGRDVRKTMVEPLLSSPHCDLEVTNLRKDSTMENTIDILPGLHGLQDPESSSTRNSDTVLIHNQPEHSSGNGTPEPSSPDEVSPDTTDTMAFHAAYTDKNKLYPCSECGKTFVLQHIFGGPQKTSTDVEPFTCCECQKFLTLKPELGHPSEGKSRAKRFACSECGKRFSRRCYLFHHESIHAGNCEYQCSECGKCFTNKSNLVVHYRSHTGEKPYPCTECEKRFTHRSTLVKHLRIHTGERPYSCLYCGKGFAQKSGIDRHQRIHMKEVSTIII